CGATCTAGGTCAGGATGTCGCCGCGCCGACAAATCGCGAAGACTGGGCCAAGCTGATGCAAAAGCTCAAGGTCAAAGGCGTACATATTGCTGAACGCGACACACAGGCGCGCGCCATGCCGCGTCCCCGCGATGTGTTCGTGAACACATGGTCCGTCGAAGGGTTCATCGCCGAAGGTTTCCAACCTGCAGAGCTTGGCTGGGGCACGCACGAAACCTGGACGCCCGACACCGCCCATACCCACGACACAGGATGCCGATCCGCGATCTGGTTTGAACGTCCCGGTGCAATCACGCGGGTTCACACATGGTGCCCCACACCCGGGCCGCAGTTCGGCTTTCTGGTGACCCATAACGAGTCGGTCAGCATTTCCGATTACTTCACCGTCGGCGATCCGGGGGCACCGGAATTCCGCCCAACCTGCCATTATGCCTATCATCCTTGCGATGATGCGGTCCTGTCCCTGCACGAAATGTTCGGGGCCGGTGTGCAGCAGAAAGTGCATGAAATCCTTGATGTGGACGAAATCGTTACAGGGATCGACGAACTTGGCGTTCTGCTTTTCGGCCATGACAAGAACGCGCTCTGGTTTGGGTCACGCCTGTCGAACGAAGAAACGAAAGCACTGGCCCCTTATCAGAATGCGACGGGGATGCAGGTCACCTCTGCCGTGTTGGCCGGGATGGTCTGGGCGCTTGAAAACCCGAACGCCGGGATCGTCGAAACCGACGAAATGGATCACGCCCGCTGTCTCGAAGTGCAGCGCCCTTATCTTGGCCCGGTTGAGGCGCATTACACCGACTGGACCCCGCTTCAGGACCGTTGGGAACATTTTCCCGAAGATATCGACGAAAGCGACCCGTGGCAGTTCCGCAATGTGCTGGCAACCTGAGGCACTTTGTGACCCTGTTTTGTGGGCTCTGGTCATAGCGCGATCTGGCCGATAGAAGTGGCGCACTGCGAGGGGGAAGCTGCTACATGGGACTTCAGATCAAGCCACAACCGGGCATCTTGAACATTGCCCTTTACGAGGGCGGCGCGTCATCTGTTGACGGGCACACTAATGTTCTCAAGCTGTCGTCGAATGAAAATCCGCTTGGGGCCAGCGCGGCTGCCAAGGATGCGTTCCTACGCGCCGGCCATGATCTGCATCGTTACCCTTCGACCGACCATCGCGTCCTGCGCGACGCCATTGCCGAAGTCTGGCATCTGGATGCCGATCGGGTCATTTGTGGCAATGGGTCTGGTGAACTGCTGAAACTTCTTGCCGAAGCCTACGCCGGTACGGGTGACGAGGTGATTTTCACCGAGCACGGGTTTTCGATGTACCCGATCTATGCCCATTCCTGCGGCGCGACGCCCGTCGTCGTCCCCGAAAAAGAACGGGTCACTGACGTCGATGCCATTCTTGCGGCGTGCAACGACAAGACGCGGCTGGTCTATCTTGCGAACCCAAGCAACCCGACAGGCACGATGATCGGGTCCAAGGCCATCGCGCGTCTGGCCGACGGTTTGCCGCCGCAGGCGCTGTTGATCCTCGATGGGGCATATGCGGAATACGTCGAAGGCTATGACGCCGGTGCGAAGCTGGTGGAAAAGCGCGAGAACGTCGTAATGACACGCACCCTGTCCAAGATCTACGGCCTTGGCGGTCTGCGGGTCGGCTGGGCTTATGGTCCGCAAGGTGTCATCGACGTGTTGAACCGGATCAGGGGACCATTCAATTTGTCGGCTGCCGCGCTTGCCGCCGGGGCTGCCGCGATCCGCGATACCGCCCATACCGAACGGTGCCGGAGCGAGAACGCGCGTTGGCGCGAATGGATGGCGCATGGTTTGGCCGAGCTTGGCGTGCTGTCGGATACATCGACCGCCAATTTCATCCTTGCGCGTTTTGCATCCGAGGAAGAAGCAACGGCCTGCGATGAATATCTCAAGACGCAAGGGATCATCGTGCGCAAGGTCGGCGGTTACGGTTTGCCCAATTGTCTGCGCATCACTGTCGGAGACGAGGCATCCTGCCGACGTGTCGTGCATGCGGTCGGTCAATTCAAAGGGGCCCGCTGATGGCGGTGATCTACGAAAAGGTCGCGCTGATCGGTCTGGGACTTATTGCATCATCACTGGCGTGGGGCATGAAACGCGGCGGGCTGGCCGGTGAAATCACCGGGTATGCGCGGTCAGCTGAAACGCGTGACATCGCGCGCGAGATCGACATGTGCACCGTGTGTGACAGCGCGTGCGAAGCGGTCCAGGATGCCGATCTTGTCATCCTTTGCGTACCGGTCGGCGCGATGGACTCCGTCATGGCCGAAATCGCACCATCCCTCAGACCGGGGGCCACTCTTTCCGATGTCGGATCGGTGAAACGTGCGGTCATTTCCGCCGTGTCGCCGCATGTGCCGGACGGGGTCCACTTTATTCCTGCGCACCCATTGGCGGGAACGGAACATTCGGGGCCGCGGTCGGGCTTTGCCGAGTTGTTCGACAATCGCTGGTGCATTATCGTGCCGCCCGAAGGTGCGGACCGCCAGAAAGTCGAGGAGCTTGCCAGTTTCTGGCGTGCTCTTGGGTCAAATGTCGATGAGATGGACGCCGACCACCACGACCTCGTGCTTGCGGTTACATCGCACACACCACACCTGATCGCCTATACGATGGTCGGTGTTGCGGATGATCTGGGTCGTGTGACGGACAGTGAAATTATCAAGTATTCCGCTGCGGGTTTTCGGGATTTCACGCGGATCGCTGCCTCGGATCCAACAATGTGGCGCGATGTATTTTTGACCAACAAGGATGCGACGCTGGAAATTCTGGGGCGGTTCACCGAAGAGCTGTTTGCCCTGCAGCGGGCAATCCGTCGCGGTGACGGCGAACACCTGCATGACTATTTTACCCACACCCGGGCAATTCGGCGTGGTATTATCGAGGCAGGGCAGGATACGGCCGCACCGAATTTCGGTCGGACAACAGGGGGGAAAACATGACACGTTTCTTTGTGGCGCTGGCGCTTTGCGCTTTGGGCAGTTCTGCGCTTGCGCAGGATCAGGTTCGCCCGCAAGCACGTCCATTGGCCACCGAAGCGATCAGCACCCGCACATCACCCATCAGCCTGCCGACACGACCTCTGGCCCGACCTGCGGCGATACTGGCCTTCGCGCCAAGTGCCGTCCCGCTGTCCGAGAACCTGCGCCCCACGGCCCGTCCCTTCCTGCGCCCGGAGCTTGCCCACGGTGCGCAGACGCAACCGCAATTGCGCGCCGAACGAAACCTTTTCGCTTTCAGCCCGACCGCACCGGTTGATTCCCTGCGTCCGATTGTGCGCCCCGCCGCCTTTGTCGTGCGTGCCGAACAGCAGCGTGTTGCGGCCGTACGCGGGCAGGTTTGCGGCAACCCACAAATCCAGGGCAAAGTGCTTGGTGCCGTGCCGGGCCGGGGTGCCTGCGGGATCGACCAAGGCGTACAGGTCCGGTCAGTCAGCGGGGTCGCCCTGTCACCGGCGGCGACAATTGATTGCCGCACGGCCGGTGCGTTGAACAGATGGGTGCGCAACACGGCCCGCCCAGCTGTCGGTGACATCGGTGGAGGAATCTCAAGCTTGCGCGTTGTGTCCCATTATTCTTGCCGGAACCGCAATTCGGCGTCTTCGGGACGTCTGTCAGAGCATTCCTTTGGCCGCGCGATCGATATTGCGGGGATCCGCACGAAATCAGGGCGGGAAATCACAGTGCTGACCGATTGGGGGCGTGGTGCGGCTGGCGCGGCCTTGCGTCAAATGTGGCGCGGTGCCTGCGGACCCTTCGGCACTGTATTGGGCCCGGAAGCAAACCGCTATCACCGCGACCACTTTCATTTCGATACCGCGCGGTATCGCAGCGGAAGCTACTGCCGCTAAGCGGTGCGCTTGCGCGCATTTCCTTTCATAACCTGCTTGTCAACGCGCCGCCTGAAATACCTGTCGGTGCCTGTTGTGCTTGCGGACCCTCCGGGGGAAGTTTGATTGGACAAAGAAAGAGGGGTTGCATGCCGCTGCTGACCCTTGTCGCCTTGGGTTTGTGTCCCTATAACGCGCGTCATGATGTATTTGCGGGTCATGCGAATTATTTCCCCGGCGCTCTGACGCGAGCTGCCGGGCAAAGGTGTTGAGCCACTCGCACCGTTCCTCATCCCAGATTCGAAGACTTCCAAAGGACACTCGAAATGTGTGCCGACACCCCTGAGTACAAAGACACGCTGAACCTGCCACGCACCGATTTTCCGATGCGCGCCGGATTGCCAAAGCGCGAGCCTGACTGGCTGGCGCGCTGGGAAAAGATCGGCGTTTATGATCGCTTGCGCGCCAAGCATGACCGCCAGAGCTTTACGCTGCATGACGGTCCGCCTTATGCGAATGGTCATCTGCACATCGGCCATGCGCTCAACAAGATCCTGAAGGATATGGTCGTTCGCTCGCAGCAGATGATGGGCAAGGATGCCCGGTATATCCCCGGTTGGGATTGTCACGGTCTGCCGATCGAATGGAAGATCGAAGAGCAGTATCGCGCGAAAGGGCAAGACAAGGACGACGTTGATATCGTTGAGTTCCGGCGTGAATGCCGTGAGTTCGCCGAAGGTTGGGTGGACATCCAACGCGAAGAATTCAAACGCCTCGGCGTTCAGGGAAACTGGGATGATCCGTATCTGACCATGAATTTTCATGCAGAACGCGTGATCGCTGCGGAGTTCCAGACGTTTCTGATGAACGGCACGCTTTATCAGGGTTCCAAGCCCGTGATGTGGTCGCCCGTCGAAAAGACTGCGCTGGCCGAGGCAGAGGTCGAGTATCATGATCGTCAGACTGATGCGATCTGGGTAAAGTTCCCGGTCGTTGCAGGAATGGACGGTGCGACCGTCCTGATCTGGACCACCACGCCCTGGACCATCCCGCAGAATCGCGCCGTCTGCTTTGGCCCAGAGATCGCATACGGGCTTTACGAGGTTGTCGCCACGCCCGATGAATGCTGGGCCGCTGTCGGTGACACCTATGTTGTGGCGGATGCGCTGGCCGAAAGCGTCTTCAATGCGGCACGCCTTGAGGATGGGATGGTCAATCGGTTGCGCGATGTGTCCGCAGAAGACCTGTCGGGCCTGAAGTGCGCGCATCCGTTGCGTGCTGCCGAAGGGGCCAGCGGCGAGTGGGATTTTGATGTTCCGCTTTTGCCGGGCGATCATGTCACCGACGATGCCGGCACGGGTTTCGTTCACACCGCCCCGTCCCACGGTGATGACGACTATGCGATTGGGGTCAAGCACGGTCTGCAGATGACCTATAACATCATGGATGATAGCTCTTTCCGGGCTGACCTGCCATTCTTCGCCGGAGAACAGGTGATCACGCCGAAGGGCAAGCCTGGCGGTGCCTCGCCGATGGTGATCAAGAAGCTGGTCGAGGTCGGTGCATTGCTGGCACGCAAGCGCATCACGATTTCCGATGCGCATTCCTGGCGTTCCAAGGCTCCTGTCATCCGATTGAACCGCAACCAGTGGTTCGCGGCCATCGACAAACCTGTCGGTGACGGGCAGGACACCTATGGCACCACGATCCGTGAACGTGCCCTAACTTCCATCGATCAATTGGTCACATGGACTCCGCAACGCGGCCGCAACCGCCTGTATGCCATGATCGAACAGCGCCCCGACTGGGTGCTCTCGCGCCAGCGCGCGTGGGGCGTGCCACTGACCTGCTTTGTCAAAAAGGGTGCATTGCCAACGGATGATGATTTCCTGCTGCGCAATGCCGAAGTCAATGCACGTATCCTGGAGGCCTTCGAGGCCGAAGGAGCGGATGCGTGGTATGCTGACGGTGCCAAGGCCCGTTTCCTAGGCGATGCTGTTGAACATGAGTCTTACGAACAGGTGTTCGACATCCTCGATGTCTGGTTTGATTCAGGGTCCACACACGCTTTTGTCTTGCGCGACCGTGAAGACGGGTCCGATGACGGGCTGGCCGACCTTTATCTGGAAGGCACAGACCAGCACCGGGGTTGGTTCCATTCATCGATGCTCCAAGCCTGTGGCACCATCGGTCGCGCGCCTTATCGCGGCGTACTGACCCACGGGTTCACGCTCGACGAGAAGGGCATGAAGATGTCCAAATCGCTTGGCAACACGATCGTGCCTGAAAAGGTGGTCCAACAATACGGTGCGGATATTCTGCGCCTGTGGGTGGCCCAGACTGATTACACCAACGACAGCAGGATCGGTCCGGAAATCCTGAAAGGCACGGCGGACAGCTATCGCCGCTTGCGCAACACGATGCGTTTTCTTTTAGGCTCGCTGAGCGATTTCACCGAAGCTGATCGCGTTCCCGCTGACGACATGCCGGAACTGGAACGCTGGGTGCTGCACCGCCTTGCCGAGATCGACGGGCAGGTGCGTGCCGCCTACTCCGCCTATGATTTTCAGGGCGCGTTCCGCGCGGTCTTTGATTTCGCAACGCTTGATCTGTCAGCCTTTTACTTCGATATCCGCAAGGATGCCTTGTATTGCGATGGCGATACCTTGCGCCGCCGCGCAGCCCGCACGGTGCTTGACATCCTGTTCCATCGTCTCACGACGTGGCTGGCTCCGATCCTTGTCTTCACCATGGAAGAGGTCTGGCTGGAGCGGTATCCGGGCGATGACACATCCGTGCATCTTGAGGATTTTGCAGATGTGCCGACGGGCTGGCAGGATGATGCGCTGGCCGCGAAATGGGCGACGGTGCGTCGCGTGCGCCGCGTCGTGAACGGTGCACTCGAAGTTGAGAGGACTGCCAAAGTCATCGGTGCATCGCTTGAAGCGGCCCCGATCGTCTATGTTGGCGACGCTGTCGCCGAAGTCCTGAAAACGGTGGCTTTTGACGATCTATGCATCACGTCCGGCATTCATGTCAGCACCGACGTGGCTCCAGCCGATGCGTTCCGACTGGAGGACGTTGCGGATATTGCCGTTGTCTTTGCGCGGGCTGACGGCGAGAAATGCCAGCGGTGCTGGAAGATCCTGCCGGATGTGGGCAGCCATGAACATGCCGGGGTTTGCAGCCGCTGTGATGAGGCTTTGGCCTGATGGACGTTTTGGACCCTGACGCAATCGCAAGACTGCGCGCGGGGTTCGAAGCGCAGGCGGTCATGCGTACCTTGGGTGCCGAAATCGATGAAATCAGGGCGGGACGGGTGGTCTTGACCATGCCGTTCCGTACCGACCTGACACAACAGCACGGATTCATGCACGCCGGGATTATCACCACAGTGCTTGATAGTGCCTGCGGGTTTGCGGCCTTTACCTTGATGGATGAAGGGGCAGAGGTGCTGACAGCAGAATTCAAATCATCTTTCGTTGCACCCGCGCGAGGAAACACGTTCCGCTTCGAGGGAGACGTGATCAAATCCGGGCGCACGCTGACGTTTACCGAAGGCATGGCTTTTGGCATCGCTGACGGTCAGGACACCCTAGTCGCGACGATGAGTGCGACCATGATGGCTGTGCGCAACCGTCCGGGCGTTAACGCGTTACATGTGATTCCAGGATTGCAGCCATGATTACTGCGCGATTGGACGCCGTGCGCCCCGGTGCCACGATTTGCCCGTCAGATGTCGCGCGGGCGCTTTCATCGGATTGGCGTCCCCTGATGGCTGACGTGCGACGCGTGGCGGCGGACATGGCCACGGTGCGCGCGACGCAAAAGGGCTGTGACGTGGATCCTATCACCGCCCGCGGGCCAATCCGTCTGGGCCGGGCGTGAACGTACTGATCGACAGCCCTGTCGGCCCTTTGGGGTTCGATGCGACGGACGAGGCCGTTACAGCGTTGCACTGGGGCCGTGCCGGAAATCTTTCTAATGGCGATCTTGCGGCGCAATTGCGGACCGAACTTGGTGCATATTTTGCCGGTATGCGACGCGGATTCACCGTGTCTGTCGCGCCGCGAGGCAGCGATTTTCAGCAGGCGTTCTATACCGCGCTTTGTGCGATCCCCTACGGCGAAACCCGCACCTACGGCGATCTTGCGAGTGCATTGAACGTGTCCGCGCAGGCGATCGGACAGGCCTGCGGGGCCAACCCGCTTGCCATTCTCATTCCATGCCACCGCGTCCTTTCGGCGGAAGGGCTAGGTGGCTATTCCGGCGCGGGCGGGATCGAAACGAAGGTTGCATTGCTGCGCCTTGAAGGCGCAGCGGGGCTATTGATTTGAGCCTGTTCGTCTTTTTTGCCGTGCTGGGGGCCGCGTTGCTGCATGCGGGCTGGAATGCGATCATCAAGACCGGCGGAAACAAGCAGACCACGATGATGATCTTTACCGTCTGGCAGGGGTTGATCGGTTTGCTGGCGCTGATGTGGTTTCCGCTGCCCACGCCGGAGGTCTGGCCGTGGCTGATCGCCTCCGGTGTGATCCACATGTTCTATCAGCTTTTTCTGGCCTACGCCTATGAACAAGGCGATTTAAGCCGGGTCTATCCGATCTCGCGCGGGTCAGCCCCGTTGATTGTACTTGTCGTCGGTGCGGTACTGCTCGACGATATCGTCACACCTGTCGAATACCTTGGTGTCGCCGTTCTTGGTCTTGGCATCGTGACCATGGCCAGCGGTGCGTTTTCATCTGGTGAAAACCGCAAGCTGATCCCGTATGCACTGGGCGCGGCCTGTGCCACGGCGGGCTATACGCTGGTGGACGGGATCGGGGCACGGATCAATGGTAATCCGTTTGCTTATGTCGGCTGGATCCTGTTCATGTCGGGCATTTTTTTCATTCCGGCGGCATTTGCACTGAAAGGCTGGTCTGTCGCTGTGGCCCCATGGGCGGTCTGGCGACGCGGAATCATACCTGCAGGCGCATCGCTTGCGGCCTATGCGATTGTTGTCTGGGCGATGACGCAGGCACCCATCGCACTGGTGGCCGCACTGCGCGAAACGTCAATCCTGTTTGCGGTGCTGATTGGCTGGCTTGCGTTTGGCGAGAAGATGAACGTGACCAAGGCGCTCGCCGCGTTGCTGATCGTCTGCGGCGTCATCCTGACGCGGATCTAGCCTTCCTTGCCGTACATAACCTGCTGCGCGGCTCCGGCCCCCAGAAGATAGATCGACGTCAACATCAGACCCCAATGCGCCCAGCTTGCCGGATCGAAGTCGACCCAGGCAGCCCAGCCCGCAAAGAATGTCCAGGCAAAGGCCATCGGTAGTGTGATGGTCCGCCAACGCTCCGTGCGTGTCGGATGCACGAATTTTATGGGAAGGAACATGGCAATGGCCAGCACGATGACAAGCAGCAGACACGTGAACCAACCGGGTGAGAGCGCAAACAGCACAAGCACCAGCATGTTCCAGCAGCCCGGAAAGCCGGAAAAGGAATAATCCTTTGTTTTCATGCGCGTATCGCAAAAATACATGGCCGAAGCAAAGGTGATCACGATAATAGCAACCCAGCCAGACCAACCGTCCATGAGCCCCGATTTGTAAAGCGCGAACGCTGGGATAAAGACATAAGTCAGATAGTCGATAATTAGATCAAGCAATTCACCGTCAAAGATCGGCGCATTTGTTTTTACATCGTATTTGCGCGCCAGTGGGCCATCGATCCCGTCCACGAAAAAGGCAACGACCAGCCAGAGGAACATCAAGCTCCAGTCTTCCTCGACAGCGGCAAGCATGGCCAACATTGCGAAAACGGCACCGGTTGCTGTCAGCAGATGAACGCAAAGGGCTTTCTGGGATAACGTCATTGCAGTGTGATGGCCCAAATATTCAGCGCTGGCAATGGTTGCGCGGGCAGGAGCCTCCGGCGGAAGTTTGATTGGACAAAGAAAGACAAAGGATCCCCAGTCATGCGCGCGGATGCGCTTTGTCATAGACCTCCATCAGCCGCGCGGTATCGACGGCGGTGTAGGCTTGAGTCGTGGAAAGTGACGCGTGTCCGAGCAATTCCTGTATTGCACGCAGGTCGCCACCGGCGTTCAGCAGATGGGTCGCAAAGCTGTGCCGCATGGCGTGTGGTGTCGCTGTTGCCGGCAGTCCAAGCTGCAGGCGCGCCTTTTCCATCACCTTCTGGATCATGCGCGGATTGAGCGCACCGCCCCTCGCCCCGCGAAACAGTGGCAGGCCCGGTTCCTGGGGGTGTGGGCAGAGCTTCAGGTAGACATCCACCGCATCGCGGGCCGCGTCGATCACCGGCACGATCCGTTCCTTGTCGCCCTTCCCCATGATCCGCAGCGTCGCAGGCAAGGGCGCATCCTTGCCTTTCAAACCCAGTGCTTCGGATATACGGAGGCCGCAGCCATAGAGCAGGGTGACAACCGCGCTGTCACGCGCGGCGACCCAGCCTTCCAGTGATTGCAGCTCGACCGTTTCGATCATCCGGCTGGCGGCATCTTCTGCCAACGGGCGGGGCAGCTTTTTCTGAAATTTGGGGGCGCGGGTCGACAGCACTGCTGTAGGTTCAAAACCTTCGCGTTCTGCGAGCCAGCGATAGAATGTCTTGACTGCCGAGAGTTGGCGCGCGAGCGAGCGCGCCCCGACCCCGCGGCCGCGTTCATGTGCCATCCACGATCGCATATCGCTGACGCTGATCCGGGAGACCGGGCCCAGACCTTGCTGTGCGCCATGATGACCGGACATGAAGGCCAGAAAGCCCATGACATCTGCCTGATAGGCCTTGAGCGTGTTGTCCGCCGCATCAAGTAGCGCCCGCTGGTGATCAAGCCACCCGGCGAGCGCGTTGGTCAGCGCCGGGGCGATCAGGCCAGCCACCTGCGCATCGTGCGTTCAAAAACACCTGTGAAGAACGTCAGGAGGTCAGTGCCCTGTTGCGGCGTGAACAGATGCGGGTCTTCCGACCCCATCACCAGCATGCCCGGCATGCGGCCTTCACCGAGGTCAAGCTTCAGACAAGCCTCAGAGCGGATGTAATCCGCCTGTTCGGCATAGATGGTGTCGTCATCGGCTTGTGTCTGGCGCAGAGTAACCTGACGCACGGGAATATCGCGCCCTTGCGTAATGTAGAAATCGCAAAAACCCGGTTTGCCGACCTTGAGCACGCTGTCCATCTTCTTGACGGCCGGATCGTCGCCGCTTTCTTCCGATTCAAGCACAAGTCGCATAACATCGACGCGCAGCGTATCGGCGACCTCGGTCGTCAGATCGTGCAGGAATACTTCGAATTTGGTCGCATCCATCAGCCGCAGCACGGCGCGGTGGATCTGGTTCGTCCCGGCAAGGTTTTCATATGCGGCCGCAATCACCGACCTGTGCGTGTCTTCAAGCCGATCCAGGCGGGCGGCAAGCCGTTCCATCGCAATGCCACGCAGGTCAACGATATTTGTGCCCATCGTCTGTTCGTTCGCCGCCACAAGGGCGCGCATAATATCCTGATCTTCCAACAGAACGTCGGGGTCAGCGATGATTTTCTCACGGACGTGGGCGTCCATCAGGGGTTTACTACTCATGTACCTGCTCATTGGCTTATTTTGGTCATGGTGTAGCAGGTCGTCGCGGGCATTTCTGCCCTTTTTTCGCATCATGGATAAAAAAAGCCTTTGACTGTGATGTACAGTCAAAGGCCTGTAGGTCGTATCGGCAGGCTTACAAAATCTTGATACCGGCCTTTTTGACATCGGCCATGAAGCCATCCAGCCCTTTGTCTGTCAGCACGTGGTTTGCCATCGCCTTGATGACGTTGGGTGGTGCCGTCGCGACGTCGGCCCCGATCTTGGCGCATTCACTCATATGATTGGCAGAACGGATCGAGGCGGCAAGAATCTGTGTTTCGAAGCCGTAGTTGTCATAGATCGTGCGGATGTCCTCGATCAGTTCGAGTCCGTCGAGATTGATGTCATCCAGTCGTCCGATAAACGGGCTGATAAAGCTCGCACCAGCCTTGGCAGCCAGAAGTGCCTGATTTGCTGAAAAGCAGAGCGTGACGTTGACCATCGTGCCTTCATCACTCAGCGCCTTGCAGGTCTGCAGACCAGCCCATGTCAGCGGCACCTTGACGGCGATATTTGGGGCGATCTTGGCAAGTTTGCGTCCCTCGGCGAGCATTGTGTCCGCGTCAAGCGCAACGACTTCTGCGGAAACCGGGCCGTCGACGATGTCGCAAATTTCCATGGTCACTTCGAGGATATCACGACCGGATTTGGCGATCAGTGAAGGGTTCGTTGTGACCCCGTCCACCATGCCCAATGCGTGCAGTTCCTTGATGGCGTCAATCTCGGCGGTATCGACAAAGAATTTCATGTGCTCTCTCCGGGGATGGGTTGGCGTTTGATTGCCGCTCGTTTACCTGATGGGGGCAACCCTGAAAAGGCCGATATGGATTTGATGCATTTCAATGAAGGTGAGTTGGTGGGTGTTCTGACAACGCAGCCGATAGACCGCGTTCTTGACTACAAGGCACCCGAAGGCGGCGTGATGCTTGGGGCCTTTGTCGAGGTGCCGCTGGGTCCGCGCAAAGTGATCGGTGTTGTCTGGGGCAAGGGTACGGGCGACTACGACTATGCCAAGGTCAGGTCCATCATCCGCGTTCTGGATGTTGCCCCGATGCGCGAGGAAATGCAGACGTTTCTGGCCCGTGCGGCCGCATATACGTTGACGCCGATGTCGGCGATGCTGCGCCTTGCGACACGTGCCCCGGGGCTGGGTGATCCGCCATCCATGCGCAAGGTTTATCGTCTGGGAACGGGCGCGCCGGATCGCATTACCGATGCCCGCACAAAGGTGATCGAGGTCTTGCGGGATTACGGCGGCTTGTCATTCACCATGAAGGAACTGGCCGAAATGGCGGGTGTCGGCACATCCGTCGTCAAGGGACTCGTGAAGCAGGGGGTCGTCAGTGAGGAAGAAGCACCGCGCGACACGCCTTACCCTGCCTTGGATCCCGACTATGGCCGCAAGGCACTGACAGCAGATCAGGAAGAAGTCGCAACGGTTCTGCTCGACGGTATTGCAGCTGGCACCTATGGAACGACTCTTTTGAAAGGCGTCACCGGATCGGGCAAGACCGAGGTATATCTGGAGGCGGTCGCGGCCTGCCTGCGCGCGGGACGGCAGGCATTGGTATTGCTGCCGGAGATTGCGTTGACCGGTGAATTTCTGACCCGGGTCGAGGCCCGTTTCGGGATGAAGCCAGCAGAATGGCATTCCGGTGTCACGATGACCGAACGCCGCCGCTGCTGGAAAATGGTCGGTCAGGGGGCGGCCCAGCTTGTTGTCGGCGCGCGCTCGGCCTTGTTCCTACCCTTTCAGAACCTTGGCCTGATCGTCGTCGATGAAGAACATGACACGTCCTACAAACAAGAGGACGGGGTCCTTTATAATGCGCGTGATATGGCCGTTTTGCGCGCGTCATTGAACGATGCGCAGGTCATTCTGGCATCGGCCACGCCGTCGCTTGAAA
The sequence above is drawn from the Cognatiyoonia koreensis genome and encodes:
- a CDS encoding homospermidine synthase — encoded protein: MAYPHYGTIDGTIVMIGFGSIGKGTWPLIDRHFDYDRAKFTVIEPDAEKVAFLQEHQIRHRQVALTPDNYREILGELLEPGKGFCVNLSVDTDSLALMKFCRELGVPYIDTVVEPWAGFYFDTTDNAERTNYALRQRVRDEKAANPGGTTAVSCCGANPGMVSWFVKEGLLTLARDLGQDVAAPTNREDWAKLMQKLKVKGVHIAERDTQARAMPRPRDVFVNTWSVEGFIAEGFQPAELGWGTHETWTPDTAHTHDTGCRSAIWFERPGAITRVHTWCPTPGPQFGFLVTHNESVSISDYFTVGDPGAPEFRPTCHYAYHPCDDAVLSLHEMFGAGVQQKVHEILDVDEIVTGIDELGVLLFGHDKNALWFGSRLSNEETKALAPYQNATGMQVTSAVLAGMVWALENPNAGIVETDEMDHARCLEVQRPYLGPVEAHYTDWTPLQDRWEHFPEDIDESDPWQFRNVLAT
- the hisC gene encoding histidinol-phosphate transaminase; the protein is MGLQIKPQPGILNIALYEGGASSVDGHTNVLKLSSNENPLGASAAAKDAFLRAGHDLHRYPSTDHRVLRDAIAEVWHLDADRVICGNGSGELLKLLAEAYAGTGDEVIFTEHGFSMYPIYAHSCGATPVVVPEKERVTDVDAILAACNDKTRLVYLANPSNPTGTMIGSKAIARLADGLPPQALLILDGAYAEYVEGYDAGAKLVEKRENVVMTRTLSKIYGLGGLRVGWAYGPQGVIDVLNRIRGPFNLSAAALAAGAAAIRDTAHTERCRSENARWREWMAHGLAELGVLSDTSTANFILARFASEEEATACDEYLKTQGIIVRKVGGYGLPNCLRITVGDEASCRRVVHAVGQFKGAR
- a CDS encoding prephenate/arogenate dehydrogenase family protein, which encodes MAVIYEKVALIGLGLIASSLAWGMKRGGLAGEITGYARSAETRDIAREIDMCTVCDSACEAVQDADLVILCVPVGAMDSVMAEIAPSLRPGATLSDVGSVKRAVISAVSPHVPDGVHFIPAHPLAGTEHSGPRSGFAELFDNRWCIIVPPEGADRQKVEELASFWRALGSNVDEMDADHHDLVLAVTSHTPHLIAYTMVGVADDLGRVTDSEIIKYSAAGFRDFTRIAASDPTMWRDVFLTNKDATLEILGRFTEELFALQRAIRRGDGEHLHDYFTHTRAIRRGIIEAGQDTAAPNFGRTTGGKT
- a CDS encoding extensin family protein, which gives rise to MTRFFVALALCALGSSALAQDQVRPQARPLATEAISTRTSPISLPTRPLARPAAILAFAPSAVPLSENLRPTARPFLRPELAHGAQTQPQLRAERNLFAFSPTAPVDSLRPIVRPAAFVVRAEQQRVAAVRGQVCGNPQIQGKVLGAVPGRGACGIDQGVQVRSVSGVALSPAATIDCRTAGALNRWVRNTARPAVGDIGGGISSLRVVSHYSCRNRNSASSGRLSEHSFGRAIDIAGIRTKSGREITVLTDWGRGAAGAALRQMWRGACGPFGTVLGPEANRYHRDHFHFDTARYRSGSYCR
- the ileS gene encoding isoleucine--tRNA ligase, translated to MCADTPEYKDTLNLPRTDFPMRAGLPKREPDWLARWEKIGVYDRLRAKHDRQSFTLHDGPPYANGHLHIGHALNKILKDMVVRSQQMMGKDARYIPGWDCHGLPIEWKIEEQYRAKGQDKDDVDIVEFRRECREFAEGWVDIQREEFKRLGVQGNWDDPYLTMNFHAERVIAAEFQTFLMNGTLYQGSKPVMWSPVEKTALAEAEVEYHDRQTDAIWVKFPVVAGMDGATVLIWTTTPWTIPQNRAVCFGPEIAYGLYEVVATPDECWAAVGDTYVVADALAESVFNAARLEDGMVNRLRDVSAEDLSGLKCAHPLRAAEGASGEWDFDVPLLPGDHVTDDAGTGFVHTAPSHGDDDYAIGVKHGLQMTYNIMDDSSFRADLPFFAGEQVITPKGKPGGASPMVIKKLVEVGALLARKRITISDAHSWRSKAPVIRLNRNQWFAAIDKPVGDGQDTYGTTIRERALTSIDQLVTWTPQRGRNRLYAMIEQRPDWVLSRQRAWGVPLTCFVKKGALPTDDDFLLRNAEVNARILEAFEAEGADAWYADGAKARFLGDAVEHESYEQVFDILDVWFDSGSTHAFVLRDREDGSDDGLADLYLEGTDQHRGWFHSSMLQACGTIGRAPYRGVLTHGFTLDEKGMKMSKSLGNTIVPEKVVQQYGADILRLWVAQTDYTNDSRIGPEILKGTADSYRRLRNTMRFLLGSLSDFTEADRVPADDMPELERWVLHRLAEIDGQVRAAYSAYDFQGAFRAVFDFATLDLSAFYFDIRKDALYCDGDTLRRRAARTVLDILFHRLTTWLAPILVFTMEEVWLERYPGDDTSVHLEDFADVPTGWQDDALAAKWATVRRVRRVVNGALEVERTAKVIGASLEAAPIVYVGDAVAEVLKTVAFDDLCITSGIHVSTDVAPADAFRLEDVADIAVVFARADGEKCQRCWKILPDVGSHEHAGVCSRCDEALA